tctccctgggcaggtcttgctgtggctgctgtgggagaTGAGAGTGAGATTCCCAgctcactggagttgtgtacctaggaggactATGACTGCCTCTGcagagtcatgcaggttgtcagggaaatGGGGGAAAAATGGCAGTCACagacctcacccagctcccatgcaaaccGAAGGGCCAGCCTCACTACCACCATGTCCCCGCAACAGCCCTGTGTCTGTTTCCAGGTAGAGGGCAAGACAGGCTTgaaaacttgccccaggctacctgcctcccaaatgtgaaagaaaagggcTTGGTTCTTCCCTTGCCTGTGGAATCTGTACACTGGAtttgtgccctcccctgagttctggccatTAGGCTTCTTGCCTTGTTCAAATTGTCACAAAGTTCAGGtagagatttccttctccctgagGAGTTTTAacccctgctcctctggccaccctcccgatgaatccctgtggtgccaggcaggaatggcctgataggggatgcagtgagctcccagggcctttttGCTgattcctctacccctgtattttgctcgtctctctaaattgactcagctccaggaaAAATTGGAAACTTCTCCCACAAACAGACCTTCAACTTCTCCACTGGGGATGTGTGTTTGGGATATGAGGTTCTCCCTTTTCCACTTCCGCAGTTGGGTCACTCATATTTGGGGTATCTCCCGAGTCCTGCAGAAGCAATGCAagcctccacatgctgctctgttcGGAGTtacaatctagtcctgcctcccgtctgccatgatttttctttatttcttaaatgtattttaattcacAGATAATAATTGTATACACTTATGGGTtacaatataatattttgatCTATGTGTAGAAAGAGTCAATCAAACGAATATGTGTTATCACCTCACCAACTTATatctttgtgatgagaacattaaaaatctattcttttggtaattttgaaatatgcaatatattattattaactgtaatcACCATTCAGTACAACAGATTACTAAAACTTATTCCTCCAgtttaactgaaactttatgcctTTTGATTATGCTCATCCCTTACCCTCTCCCTAGCCTCTGGTAAACACCTTTCTACCCTGTTTCTGTGAGATTGAATTTGTTACATTCTACATATAAGTTGGATCATACAATGTTTACCTTTCTCTgcttggattatttcacttagcataatgtctttcagttccatctatgttgtcacaaatgacagaatttccttctttttaaagacggTATAGTTATCCATTATATGTacaccattttttctttattcatttctccATTGGTAGACACTGAGGGTGCTTCCATATCTTGGATATTTTAAATACGCTGCAATGATCATGGGAGTACAGACCTTTTAGGcatactgatttcaattttttggatATTTACCAAGAAGTGGGAttattggatcatatggtaaaatTGCAGGATCATATTGTATAactatgtttttagttttttgagaaacctccacatTATTTTGCAAAATTACTGTAGTAATTTAtaatcccaccaatagtgtaatagggttttattttctccacatcctcaccaacactagTTATCATTTGTCTTactgataatagccattctaacagatatGAGGTGGtttctcattgcagttttaatttgcacttccttAATGATTAgaaatgttaaacattttcttcatatattagttggccatttgtatctcttcttttgagaaatatctgtccAGATCTGTGCTTATTTTCTaatttggttatttgtttttctgctgttGACTTGTTTAAGTATcttatatgttttggatattagccctttatcagatatatggtttacaaatattttctcccaatctatgAGTGATCTCttcattctgttatttcttttcttttctttgaagaagGTTTTAGTTTGCTGAAATgtcatttgtctacttttgctttcattgcttgtgcttttgaaatcctattaaaaaattattgcccACACCATGGTCACGGagcttttcctctatgttttcttctagtagctttacagtttcaggtcttacatttaagtctttgaccattttgagctgatttttcTGTGTGGTGTGAGATAGAGGTCCAATTTTATTCTGCATGTGGATTTTTTATTCTGCATGTCTAATTTTTTCAGTACCagttattgaagagattgtctttcCCCCGATGTGTGTTCTTGGTACATTTGTTGAAAATCCAATGACCATATAAATACTTGGAATTACTTCTATCCCTGGTCTTCTATCCTGTTCTATTGGTCAATGTGTCTCTTGTTATGCtaacaccatgctgttttgattactatagccttTTAGTATAATTTGAGTTCAGGTaatttgatgcctccagctttgttgtttgcccaagattgctttggttatttggggtcttttctggttccatgcacattttgggatattttttctatttctatcgAAAATGACATTGTaaatttgatagagattgcattgaatctctagatcaccttgggtagtatggacattttaataatatgtattcttCCTTTCTGTGGACATgtgatgtctttccatttatttgtcttcattttcattcatcaatGTCTTATAGCTTCCAGTGTACAGacctttcaccttcttggttaagtttacctgaagtattttattatttgatactattaaaaatgagactttttttcttaatttatttgttAGATAGTTTGTCATTACTTCCTAGAaacgctactgatttttgtatctcaATTTTGTAACTTTTAATGATATTAAATTTGTTAATTGGTTATAACAGTTTTTTTGATAAAGTTTTCAGGATTTTCTATAAGATGTCAACAACAAACAGATAAtgtcacttcttcctttcctatataaataccttttatttattttcttgcctaattggtCTGGTtaaaacttccagtactatgttgaatagaagtgccTAGAGTTGggatccttgtcttattcctgatcttagaggagaAGCTTTCAACTTTGAACGTTTGAGAATAATGTTAGCTTGAGCTTGCCATTATGTGAACTTGATCATGTTGAGGCACATTTcttatgtttctattttgttaagagtttttttttttttttttttttttttaatcatcaacagatgttgaatgttgtcaaatgctctttcagcacctattgatataatcatttttttttttctagtgccAGGTATTTATTCCCTCACATGTGGGTGGTTCACGTACAcagcacataggcatgggcacCATGGGAGAGGGCAGCACTCCTGCCTTCTGAGGGGAGGATCATGGCCTCACGGTGTAAGAAGGGACAGGATGGTTTCTCTCCTGCCCTCACTAGGGCCTAGGGAACCCAGGAGCAAATCCCACACCTTCCACCTCTCAGCCGATGAGAAGCCACCTTGGTGATGTTTAGTTCCAACCATTATAGTAAGTGGAGAAGGGATTGACCTGGTCCCAACCATTACAGGGTGAAGATATAAACAGTAAAGGAAGGTACACTTTGGATAAGGCCACAGGAAGGAGCAGGTGACACCATCAGAAGCATGTGCAGGGGAGGGGCAGTTACTGGGCTTCTGGGCTACTTAGTCCCTGGCTTGGCAGGAAGGGTAGGGAAAATGGATGGGGCTCATTGTTTGGCATTGATGATGTCCACGAATTCGGGCTTGAGGGAAGCATCACCCACAAGGAAACCATCCACGTCAGGCTCGCTGGCCAGCTCCTTGCAGGTTGCCCCAGTCACAGAGCCTCCATAAATGATACCAGTGCTCTGAGCCACGGCTTCAGAGACGTTGGATTCAAGCCATCCTCGGAACTTCTCGCGTACTTCCTGGGCCTGTTGGGGTGTTGCAGTCTTGCCAGTACCAATGGCCCACACAGGCTCATAGGCCAGGACGGCCTTGCTCCAGTCTTTCACATTATCTGCGATGACCTTTGTCTGCTGGAAAACAACCTTCTCAGTGATGCCAGTTTCCCTTTCATCTAGCTTCTCCCCAATACAGGCGATTACTCCGAGTCCCTCTGACAGAGCATGGGCCACTTTATGCCCAATCAGCTCATCTGACTCCTCAAAGACATGCCTTCTCTCTGAGTGCCCCAGGACCACCCACGTGGCTCCACAGTCTTTGATCATGCCAGGGCTGATCTCCCCAGTAAAGTCCCCATTAGTCACTTTGTAGCAGTTCTGTGCAGCCACAGCAGTCTTGGGATCTAGCTTTTGCTGGGCAAAGTCAATATAGGCAGTGGGGGGAGCACGAACCACCTCGGTGTCGGCCGGCACCTTGGCAGCATTCAGAGTGCCAATGAGCTCCCCCAGATTCTGCTTCTGCCCGTTCATCTTCCAGTTCCCCACAACGAAGAACTTCCTGGAAGGCGCCATGGCGCTGGAGCCGAGGCGCTGAAAGTCAGTGTCTCTATATAATCatattttttgtccttcattttgttaaagtggtatatcacatttattaatttaagtaTGTTAAATTATCGTTACATCCAATGGATAAGTCCCACTTGAATAtggcaaatgatatttttaatgtgctgttacATTCAGTTTGCTAGAATTTTGTTGAGAAGTTTTACACTGATGTTCTTCAGGCATATCAGCCTGCAGTTTTCTTATGGTGTCCTACTATGATTGTAGTATCAGGgaaatgctggccttataaaatgaggtGGAAAGTTTTCCCTTCTCTTTAATTtcctggaagagtttgagaataattggtgttagttctttttaaaaatgctttgcaGGATTCAGCAGTTAATCCTTCAgttcttgggcttttctttgatgggtgACTTTTTATTACCTTTAAGATCTTCTTACTCATTATTGGTTCCAATTTTCAATTTATTCCTAATTTAATCTCAGTAGGCTGCATGTTTCtaggaattcattcattttttttaggTTATTGAATTTTTTGACGTATAATTGTTTATATTAGTGTCTTATACTCCTTTGTATTTGTGTGGCATGAGTTgcaatgtctcctctttcatttctgattttgtttgagtcttctcttttttctttgctggTCTAGTtaaagtttttttcagttttgttcatcttttccagAAAGCTGCTTTTAGTTTTACTGAtgtgttctgttgtttctttctaatatcaatttcatttatttctgctgtgatctatattattttcttcattttgataaGTTTGAGATTAATTTGTTCTTCTTCTAGCTTCCTGAGGTGTAAAAATAGTCTGTTTATTATAAATCTTTCTTCCCTTTTGATGTAGAGTTTTATTTCCATAAACTTTTCTCTCATAAcaacttttgctgcatcccattgttttgatatgttgtgattccattttcatttgtctcaagataacTTTTGATGTTTGCTTTGACCAATCGGTGTtaaggagcatgttgtttaatttatacatatttgtgagttttccaaaattcctccagttactgatttctagttttatggcATTGTGATCAGAAAGGATACTTaatatgatttctgttttcttaaatttgttgagacttgttttgagGCCTAACATGTAATCTATTCCAGATAATGTTCtgtgtgcacttgagaaaaattTGTAGGCTGTTGTTTCGGGATGGAATATTTGGTAAacgtctgttaggttcatttggtctagaGTGTAGTTCAAGTCCAaggttttcttattgattttctgtctagagcTATCCAATGTTGAAAGTTGGACAATTAATTCTCCTATGATCATTGTGTTGTAGTCTATCTTGCCCTTAGgactattaaatatatgtatgtatatacatatgctcCGATGttgggtaaatatatatttataattgttataactccctatttgactttttatgatgatataattatttattttgtctttttaaaatttttgacttaaagtctattttgtttgatGTAAGTATAGATATTGTTACTATTTTGTTGCTTCAatttacatggaatatcttttttgaTCCATTCATTGTTAGTCTATTTGTGTCCTAATAGGTGAAATGAATCTCCTACAGGCAGCATATTGTTgggtctttttttgtttaaatccatccacccacttgatgtcttttgattggagaatttaattcatttacattaaaaGTAATTGTTGAGAAGAACTtgctattgccattttgttaattattttctgtttaatttatagatcttttgtttctctctttctctcctactATCTTCCTTTGCAGTTTGATGATTTTTCTGTGGTGGTATGctttgaatcttttcttttaatatttcgtATATTTACTAAGGATTTGTGCCTGTGGTTACCTTTaggcttacataaaatatcttatacTAATAATAGTCTATTTTAAGGTAAAAAGACTTAAATTTTATTACTTGCACAGAATGTACACTTTTAATTTAACCCCACAATTTGCTTTTATGATGTTttgtaatttgtatattttatgtccCTTAGCAATTTTTTGCAGCCattgtttttaatcattttgtttATAACCTTTACActagaaataaaactgattttcatACCTCCACTATAGTATAAGAGTATTCCGAGCTTGACTATATAATTTCATTAGTAAGTTTTATATTTCAGTGTTGCCACTTAGTAAACTTTTCATCACCTTGAAGAACCCGTTTTGGCATTTTTTTGTGATACAAGCCTAGTGATGATAAATTCCCTCAGCTTTGGttgtttgagaatatttttatctcccctttatttttaaaaggcaagattGCTGAGTATAGTGTTCTTGGCTGCTAGGtggttgcttttatttatttatttttctttcagcatttgaatGTATTACCCACTGCCATCTAGCCTGTAGGtgttctgttaaaagaaaaatctactgATAGTCTTATGAGGGCCTCCTTGTACGTAACAGCTTGCTTTTCCCTTGCAGTTTTCAGTATTCTCTCTGTCTttaacttttgacaatttgattataatgtgttttgCTGTACGTCTCTGAATTCATTCTATTAGGTGTCTGTTATACTTTCTGGATCTGGATTTCTAATTCCTCTCCCAGATTTGGGAAGTGTTCTGCCATTGTTTCtttgaatgtgttttctgttcctttctctctatcttttccttctgttactCTGATAACATGtacattatttcacttagtgtgtCCCATAAGTCCCTTAGtctgtctttattcttttttcttgtctttttcctccTCAGCTTAGattgtttttaataacttttagattcagaggtacctgtgcatgtttgttatataggtaaacttgtgtcatggtgagtttgttgtacagattatttcatcactcatgTACTAAGCCTagtaaaaaatagttattttttctgctcctctccctcatcCTATCATTTTCCCCCTCTATGTGTCAacatgttctcatcattcagctcccatttataagtgagaacgtgtggtatttggatttctgttcctgtgttagtttggtgaagataatggcctctaactccatccatgttgctgcaaaggccatgatctcatcttttttttatagctgcatagtattctgtggtgtatatgtaccacattttgtttatctattctaCCATCGGTAGAAATTTAACTTGATTCAGTGTCTtcgttattgtgaatagtgctgctatggacatatgcatgcatgtgtctttataatagaatgagctatattcttttgggtatataccctgtaatgggatttctgggtcaaatggtatttctgtttttaggtattTGAGAAatagccatactgttttccacagtggttgaactaatttacattttcaccaatagcacataagcattccttttttctctgcaagccagccagcatctgttatttttattattattttttttttactttttagtaatagccattctgcctGGTGTGAGaaggtatcacattg
This genomic stretch from Chlorocebus sabaeus isolate Y175 chromosome X, mChlSab1.0.hap1, whole genome shotgun sequence harbors:
- the LOC103232529 gene encoding triosephosphate isomerase-like, with the protein product MAPSRKFFVVGNWKMNGQKQNLGELIGTLNAAKVPADTEVVRAPPTAYIDFAQQKLDPKTAVAAQNCYKVTNGDFTGEISPGMIKDCGATWVVLGHSERRHVFEESDELIGHKVAHALSEGLGVIACIGEKLDERETGITEKVVFQQTKVIADNVKDWSKAVLAYEPVWAIGTGKTATPQQAQEVREKFRGWLESNVSEAVAQSTGIIYGGSVTGATCKELASEPDVDGFLVGDASLKPEFVDIINAKQ